In Zingiber officinale cultivar Zhangliang chromosome 1A, Zo_v1.1, whole genome shotgun sequence, the DNA window GtcaaattttaaaagattattttcctAGGTTCCTGGATGCAAAAGTATTTGAAAATGTACTCTTTACTCTCTAAACCAAAGAAATCAGTTTGCACCACATGCGGTGTATGTGTCTAAGATAACGGATGGGTTGTCAGCGGAAGAGtattctaaataaaaataaataaataaaaatttaagggCTGAAATAATGATTTAAAAGCCTGATGGCCATTTTTGAAAAAGTGGGCAAAATGAAAGTTTATCTACCTGTAATATTCAGTCGTGTGAAGTGCTGATCACGGGATATGGATGCAACACTTTTCATGCAACGCCAATTTAAGTCCAGCTTGCGTGACTAGGTTGGTTGCAAGTGATAAGAGGAAAGGACTGAGCAGACATCAAATCAGTCATCATCACCAAATATTTAACAGTGCGGTAATTTTCAAGGAGCCAATGATCTTTAACTTACCTACCCATTTGGGGGCATTCCGTGTGAAGGAGGCAGCACGGAAGTGGCAGTGGTAGCGACAGTCGTAAAATTTGTGTCAGAGATCTGGGAGACTGCCAGCCACAGCTATCAGCTAAATATCTTTCCTGCTTCCTCCTACTCCCTAGCTGCAATCATAATGCATTCATCTCTAGACCATGAATCATGTCTTCCTGGAGTAAAAACAATCTGCACACGAACAAAGAGTGAATGAACTGATTTTGAGTAGGTGAAAGATGAGATATTATATTAGTGTTCTTGAGTAACCTTCAGACACTCATGAGCAAATAAAAATCAGCCAAATTTGGAGTTCTTCTCCTTGAAAAGATGATGCACTAATTCTCCAGAAAAGGTGGGGACCTGAAGCAGTTGCCAAGAATCAAGTTGTCATACAAAGTGCAAGCTTCATGAATACAATTATGGTAGAACTATTTGTATCCAGCTTCGCAACTCATTCCAAAGTTCAACAAAGGCAGTCCTGAATTTATACCGACTGTGCTGCGCAGAAATTTCTCATTCGAGTTTCTCTCCAAACTGCAACACTTTAATCTCTCTCCATGGACTTTTACAATATCGAGAAGACATTTTAGTTTTATAGGGCACATCACAACTCTGAAATATTCTAAACTCATGAAGTTAGATCACCAATACTACAGAGGTACTCTACTTGAGTTCAGCTAGTTGACTACGTGCATGCGCTGGGTAGGGTTTTTTGATCTGTACTCATTTCCACAGTAAAGGGATTATTAAACATTGCAACATTATGACTGACGGtttatcaacaaaaaaaaaaaaaattaacagttTTAACAAGTGCACTTCCAACATAATATCCAAGTTCTATGTATCAATATTAATGCAATCGCCAAGGAGTTCTGGAGCTATCAACCATAGCAAATCATTTAGACTCAAAACTAGAATGCATGTGGTACTGCTGTAAAAAACTCAAGGCAGCAAGAAGCACTGGACTCATATAATTTTGAACGAATCtatcatattatatttaattttgcaacaaattatcCTTCATTATTCTCCAAACACTGTTGAGAAGAAGACAtggcatcaaataatataaaatataacccAGTCCCGAAAGATACATTAGATGACATCACACTTGAGACAAGTAAGTGGATGAAAAGGCAAACAGGTACAGATGTCGTAGAATCAGTGTCAAATAGGATTAGATTTGATAATATCTGAAGTTAAATTGTAATTTAGTAATTAACCAATATAAAAAGGAACATTTTACGAGTAGCTGCCTACTACTCTGTGCATGTATCTATCTGAATAATGCAGTTTGAAAATGGATAGTTCAACGTTCCACATTTTACTCTTCAACAGGATAGAGCCATACATCTTTCACATTATTAACTGGAATACCCGGAACTAATTACAATAGTAATTTCAGTAAAAAGGAATGAGAAAGCAACTTGTAAGTAATTTCAGTAAAAAGGCATGAAACAGAAACTTGTAAAAAAAACACAGAATTCATCCCAGAAGAGCAGAAAAATAGTTTGCGATACCAACTCACTTCTTCAACTACAATCAAAGAACAAGTAAAACCAATAGGACAGCTATATCTCTGAGCTCACCATTTAGCAGAAAGCTATAAGAACCAAAATCCACAATGTAATTCTTAACTCAGtgtcttgatttttcttttccttttgcacAAAGATGGAATCCAATTTCCGGTAAAAATCACAACAGTACCCCTTATTTTGAAAACCATCACCACTCCTATTCTGATTATAATTTGATTAAAGCTTTACCTCTGACCTATCAATTCTTATAGCTAGTTTCTCTGAGAATCTAAGATCCACCAAAGTGCAAAATATAGTAGCTTAAGCAAGATTTTTGAGCAGTTTAATTTGCGGCTACTGATAATCATATAGTGTGGATCTGTTATATGAAGATGAGAGATTAAATTTAATGCTATTTTTTGGGATCTGCATTGAGTAATGAATTCAATTTGATGTGAAGTTTGACTTATTCTAACAAACTAGTTTCTTAAGTTTGGTAGGCATATGATTAAGATTGCTTCCCCACAAATGAAAGAGCTACTTCCATCTTAATAGGACCCAAGCACCTGAAACATATGCTATTCTAATTGAACGATGAACCAACACTTcagagggaaaaaaaaaacttgaattaCCAAATTGTTAATCCACAAGGAACCAAAGGGCCAGATAGGATCCCTCAAATGCCTTATGAACTATTCAAGTCCTGTAAAATTAACTGCAGGAAGATTTAACAGTGTCTGATGAAGTTCGTCAGCTCTCTGTCAATCAAGCCTGTGGCGTATATAATGTATCATAGTCCCTCAAGGTACCACAAAACTACTTGCTAATTAAGACACTGAAATACAAAGGAATTATCAACCATCTAGAGAAGTCCAACAACACAAGGAAGGTGAAAAAGGAGTCATATATATCCTAATTGTTATTTGAGATTATAAACAAAACATAGATACATTAAAAGTCGCAAACTAGTGATGCAAAAATTAACCATTTATTGGAAAGATGGATTGCTAATCTTTATTTGCAAATGAAAGTTAATAGACATCCAACTTTCCAAAGAACATAACATTTAATCTTCAAGTAAAACCAAAAATTAGTGAGAGGTGAAAATACTGAAAGACGACTTAATGCACTGCCTCATATCATATGGTTGTCTGAATAAAGCTGGAGTGAAGGAACCCTTCATTCAAAACTATGTGAAGGCTCCCAATCCAGCTTCCGAACCCTACATCATTTAATCCCCGACCTTACTTTTAGCAAGCGGGCTGTCATGGATTAAAAGAACAAGAACCAGTTGTTGGATATTATGGTCCCTTCACGCGCGCATACATGCCTATTCAGGGTCTCGCCATAAAAATTGCCATGATAACTGCCGATAGCCACAAAAGAATGTTAATAAAGAGTAAAGACTGACACTAAATTCAAACTATTCCACACGACAAACCACTGAAATCCCTCTATATTAGTACTTGACTTATGTAACATAAGAAGCATGGAAATTACAAGATATGTGAGCTAGCTTCAAGCATAATGTGTGCCTATTAATTTGATTCATCTTCTAATATTGACCAGTTTGAAGACATTCTCTCAACACCACCATATGCAAGATAAATTAAACAATGCTCTACAACATGACATACGAATTTCAAAGGAGAGAATTTTAAACATGCAACTCTTTCCTACAGAAAGGTAGAGAAAGTTGTATTTGCATTTGACTTTTGGATCAACCGGGACAGTAAACTCCGTCTAACACAACCAACTAatgacaaagtaaaaaaaaaaaaaagaatgcagAGAAAGATTTCTACTTTTCTTTGACGCATTTCAGTTGGACAACCAATTTGGGCATTTCTACATACATCTAATAACACAATGCATAACAACTTACATAGCGAAAGTTACAGCTTGTCGTCAACAGAACTTAATCTCATGTCCAGCAACCGAGCCAAGAAATCCCCATCGCTGACCTTGAGCATCTTGGAGAGCGGCATCCACACCCGTCTCTCCGTCAACAAACGATGTCGGGGCTTGATCTTTCGCTCCAGATTAAAGGAGAAGTACTGCGGAAAGTCCCTGAGTTCAGAGAGATCTCTGCCCATTTCGTGGCGCAAAAACTCAACCTTGGGCTCGAAATTGTTCTCGATGCTGAAGGTAAGCAAACCGGGCGAGCGAAGCACCATGCTGCGGGTTTCCCGATGGGAGAATCCAAGGCCACGGAGGTATTCAAGCTTGGGGATGAAGGTGTCCTCGACGCTAGAGACGAGGAGGACGGTGGTGCGACAGGTGATGCGGTGGCGGCCGACGAAACCGAGACGGCGGAGGAAGTTGAGTGCGGGGAGAAGCCGGTCGGGAACGCTGGAGACGAGGAGGCGGGGGCAGCGAGCGACGGCCTTGCGAATGTCGGGGAAGGGAATTTCCACGGGACCGAGGAGGAAACGGAAGACGGGGATGAGGTCTGCGCTTGGTTCGCAGGTAAGGAGGGACGGGTACATGGCGAATACGCGGGAAGCATCAGCGTAGAGGAGGCCGAAGGATAGGAGGGCATCGACGGCGGAGCGGATGGCGGAGAGGGGGGCGGAGCGGAGAGAAGGGTTGAGGTAGAGGACGCGGGAGGAGTCGAGGCCGAGGTCGTGTTCGATAAAGAGGAGTTTTTCTCTGAATCGAAGGCCGGCGTCGGAGGAGGATCCCGGGGAGTCGAGGAGGGTAGGGGGGAGCGGGGGAAGGGGGGAGGAGATGGTGCGCAAGACAAGGTTGGCGCTGGGATGAGGGCTAAATCTGTGACCGATAAGAATGGGGGGAGAAGGATCCGGAATAGGCGGCACCGGCGGATGCTGAGAAAGGGAAAGGCGGAGGCGGAGAAGCATGACGGCCGGCGGCGCCGGGAGGGAGAGAACCACCAGTCGCCTTATCCTATTATTTTATTTCCATTCGAACCTTCATGCAACCTGGAGCTTATTCCGGCCCGGTTCGGCCCAGCCCAGTAGCCAGTAAATTTATACATATTTCAAATTGGCtagagtttatatatatatatatatatatatatatatatatatatatatatttttttttttttgggcagAGTTTCTATATACTTGTACTGTATAGAAGTTTGATATAGGCCTTACGTTGTATACCTTatatacatttatatatatatatatattttttgggcAGAGTTTCTGTATACTTGTACTGTATAGAAGTTTGATATAGGCCTTACGTTGTATACCTTATATAcatctaaaatttttttagattggaattttttttatctttcataTTATAACTAGGGGCATAGCCACCTGAGGAGGGGCGcccctagatttttttttaaataatattatatatttgaaaaaCTCTTGTCGTTATTTTGACCAATCGATTTATCATTGTTCATCATCAAAAATTGAAATTGATCATATATTTAGAAAACTCTCAATTTAAGCTATTCATTGGTACTATTTTTACAATAACATATCATAATTTAAAatgttaaatattaaattttaaaaataaaatatataataataaatagataaattaaataTAGAACAAAAATGAGgatgctaaattaaaattgaattggattcaaattaaatCCTACATAAAAGTGTGGAGATAATGATTACattgattcaaacttaaattgaTTTGGTGTTAATGAATTAAATTTAAGGTTAAAATCAATTATGGTATTTTTAGTAaactttctcttttattttttttttccttttcttcctaCGCATATTGCAGCTCCTACTATATCATAAGTCATCATCTTACCTTCCCCCTATATCTCCcttctattttttttccctttctcttctttctcatttcctttttctctttctcttctccacgACAATAAACAtgtagtttttttttcctttccactTCTCAAGTATAAAAGCTTTCTAttctttccctttctcttctctagcAAACAAGAAATGTAACAACCATTACTgtcctctttttcctcttctcatATTTTCTAAGATTTTATTGGCACAACAAGAATAACTCTACTTTGCCTTGCTCTTTTTGTGTCGTTGCCAAACTCATCTAAGATAGTTGAGATTGCTAACGAATCATCTTCTCTTCTCTATTTTCTTTTCAAAAGCAAcggtctttcttttatttttttttccaacaacCAACCCTTTACAAGCAACTATTTTTCCACTTTGTTCGATCACAACAACAAGAGTAGTAAATTGTTCCTTTCTTCTTTTCGATTTCATTAATTGAAGGAAGGAAAGAGAGTTATAAAGTATATATAAACTTTATTTTATCATGTTACTAGTTGCGATTATTTAGATCGAAATAGAGTTCTCATATGTAGGAATGCTAAATATTATGGGGAAGTGAGATTATAAATGATTTTTTGACTTAGGGTTATAGTAAGCTACaaggagaagattgttgtttCAACTAGAATTCAGGATAAaggttaaaaattttgaatttaagttcatTCCGAAGGTCTTAAATTCGAAATTTAGATTTTTagattatgaaaattgacttatgttaatgtttaaaatttttgaaaatcaccCCTAGTTTAAAATTATGGTTACGCCACTGACTATAGCCCAACCCCTAAaccttaaaaataaaaccttatatGGCATAATTGCAAACTAAAAcaataaacaaaaaataataaaaaagctcTATCACGGACGAAGTCCGCACCATAACATCcgagttatatatatatacacacacacacgtcCCCGTGCacatataaaatttcttttagtctgtttttttttatatttaatactataatctaacatctaaattctaaatataaaatcctaaatggCAAACTCACAagctaaataaaataaacaaaaaataatgaaaaataagcTATCACGGCTGAAATCCGAGGCACAACATCCATAAGATTGAGTCAATAAGATTTTCTCTCTAGGGTTTAGGCTTTCCTCTTGGATTAtagtattcaaaattaaaaattttggatACTCACgggatatattatatgtatttagggtttaagattttaagatttaaagGTTGGGTTATAATGAGTTTAAGTTAATAAGATTTTCCCTTTAGGATTCAGGCTTCTTTCTTGGGTTATAGCATTCGAAACCAAGTCCTCTGGTCCAAAAAAAAGTGGACCACTTGCAATTGCGGCCAGATTGTGGTCGCTATCCAGTCGTAATTGATTGCGATTCCTCCCTGGATTCActgtgttggtgcagtttgcactaacagcctaactcaagttttgatgaatgacaaatgaattaagttaggTGTATTTGTGATCTaagtactttaccaagtgtgtaggaattgaTGAGTCTGAAAGACCTGATGTCagactgaaatccagctaggtccaagAGATCAGATAGCTTAtgcgaaatccagataggtctaCAGGCCGACCTGGTATATGGTTATGGtgagaagtctagttgggtcttcTGGACCTGACAATCGACAGAAGTTTAGTTGGGTATGCGGACCTGACAATTGGCAAGAAGATCTGGtggtcaagaggctagtcaactGACTACaaagtggtaagtaaaggtaagttactggaggagagtgactcggtgagTACGCGTCCTGGTTTagggacagtaggcatcggtccagTTTAGATCCATTTAGGACTCCTAaactgagactttgactagattctgatctcagAGAGATGgagtctaattactactcagtatTATTGTGCTAATACTTGTCTTGTAGGTTATTATTTAGTTTATTGGAGTAACACACTTTATAGGGTAAGAAGTGCACAATAAGCCTagggtgaacagtacccaaggcaCCTTTCAAggaatggaaggcgccttcaagcactgaaggcaccttggcactgttcatagaagacatctttagtgcatggaaggtgccttccgtaGAATAAAGTTCAGAATTCGTCAAAGATAAAGATCAAACTGTTCGGAATCAGAATTGtcacattggaggcaccttcaaggcctttgaaggtgccttccatgctcaaTATAAAGGAACTCACCCAAGCCATAGAAGTATACACTCATATGAACATCTGCTCTTCCGATCGGACTTCCGAACTCTCCAGCTTCCTGCTACAACTCTACTGCGATGTTGCTACACTCGTCTACTACTAAGAAGCCGCCCAAACATCGAGCTCAAGCCGGCCATATTGAAAGAGTGTTTGGTAATCTTTTCatttttatacttaattattacaaaaggataagtgcagtgtgttgcacttgttttgAATTCTTTTATACTCAATTTCCTCTTCCAGAGGTAccagaagaggtattttagtagatTATCCATCAATAAGTCTGCGGGACCTTGGTTTTGGGATAGGAGCTAGGTTGTTAAAGGCGCGCTCGAGGCGTCAGGCGCACAAGGCGCGCCCAAGGCGTCAGGCGCACAAGGCGCTAGGAAAAACGCCTTCTCCCCCGCGAGGCGGGCGTTGTTCGTCAGGCGCGCGCCTAGGCGTGCCTAGGGCGCCTTTGCGCCTCAACGAAGGTGCAATTAAAGCGCATCGCGCAATCGTTCACCTTTAC includes these proteins:
- the LOC122038324 gene encoding transcription termination factor MTEF1, chloroplastic-like; this translates as MLLRLRLSLSQHPPVPPIPDPSPPILIGHRFSPHPSANLVLRTISSPLPPLPPTLLDSPGSSSDAGLRFREKLLFIEHDLGLDSSRVLYLNPSLRSAPLSAIRSAVDALLSFGLLYADASRVFAMYPSLLTCEPSADLIPVFRFLLGPVEIPFPDIRKAVARCPRLLVSSVPDRLLPALNFLRRLGFVGRHRITCRTTVLLVSSVEDTFIPKLEYLRGLGFSHRETRSMVLRSPGLLTFSIENNFEPKVEFLRHEMGRDLSELRDFPQYFSFNLERKIKPRHRLLTERRVWMPLSKMLKVSDGDFLARLLDMRLSSVDDKL